A genomic segment from Comamonas terrigena NBRC 13299 encodes:
- the cheD gene encoding chemoreceptor glutamine deamidase CheD gives MAPPSAPVFHRPAAAQPPAPPSSLEALKRRTPKPGEASFFYFDPHFQFNAVKVLPGEYFVTGENMAIVTVLGSCIAACLWDRTLNIGGMNHFMLPDGDAGDVSGRYGSYAMELLINEMMKLGARRETMQAKIFGGGQVMANFTTMNVGERNTDFVTQYLNTERIPIVSEDVLDIYPRKVVYFPTTGKALVKRLAHAHPEELVAQERRGNAATVAQSNAGGSVDLF, from the coding sequence ATGGCGCCGCCGAGTGCCCCGGTGTTCCACCGGCCGGCGGCCGCACAGCCGCCCGCGCCGCCGTCGTCACTGGAGGCGCTCAAGCGCCGTACGCCCAAGCCGGGCGAGGCCTCGTTCTTCTATTTCGATCCGCATTTCCAGTTCAACGCCGTCAAGGTGTTGCCGGGCGAGTATTTCGTGACGGGCGAGAACATGGCCATCGTCACGGTGCTGGGCTCGTGCATTGCTGCCTGCCTGTGGGACCGCACCCTGAACATCGGTGGCATGAACCACTTCATGCTGCCCGATGGTGATGCTGGCGATGTCTCCGGCCGCTACGGCTCGTATGCGATGGAGCTGCTGATCAACGAGATGATGAAGCTGGGCGCGCGCCGCGAGACCATGCAGGCCAAGATCTTTGGCGGCGGTCAGGTGATGGCCAACTTCACCACCATGAATGTGGGTGAGCGCAACACCGATTTCGTCACCCAGTATCTGAATACCGAGCGCATCCCCATCGTCTCCGAGGATGTGCTCGACATCTATCCACGCAAAGTGGTCTACTTTCCGACCACCGGCAAGGCCCTGGTCAAGCGCTTGGCGCATGCCCACCCCGAAGAGCTGGTGGCGCAGGAACGTCGCGGCAATGCCGCCACGGTGGCACAGTCCAATGCCGGCGGCAGCGTAGACCTGTTTTGA